One window of Pectobacterium carotovorum genomic DNA carries:
- the nirD gene encoding nitrite reductase small subunit NirD, with product MKPHLIVIGNGMASARFVDVLRQLAATRFRITVIGDEPRASYNRILLSPVLGGEKAFTDTLLTPATLDDDAALPVSYLLGERVTHIDRQQREVTTTQRQLHYDHLVLATGSTPFMPPMPGIDLAGVCGFRTLDDVELMLTTIRQSVPAVVIGGGLLGIEAAAALQLRGADVTLLHRVPVLMERQLDATASNLLCDSLRERGIACETDVQVVALHGDERGVTAVALADGRTIPAGLVVVTAGVIPASQLARECGLPCNRGVLVDGQLQTADPYISAIGECCELNGETFGLVAPCFAQATLVAQRLAGHAPKDYQREQAATRLKVTGIGVVSGGDINVTPDDEVYTLSDPQTQHYRRLLVRDGRLSGVLLYGDTDDSQRLLAAMDSATEGEMIPPASLLFGLSSPDSDPQPEAVRIPVMSKPILVVVGHGMVGHYFLEQLVERDLHQHYHIVVFGEERHEAYDRVHLSEYFSGRSAASLSLVKDGFFAESGIELRSASEIVAIDRERQCVCDAQGRETAYDKLVLATGSYAFVPPIPGNTRPGCLVYRTLDDLDAIAAQAKKGKSGVVIGGGLLGLEAANALRQLGLDTHVVEFAPRLMAVQLDDGGATMLRRKIEALGVQIHLSKETREITDGEQALHRLCFADGSILETDLVLFSAGIRPRDKLADSCDLEKGPRGGIVIDDRCQTSDDAIFAIGECALWKGQIFGLVAPGYQMARSVADTLAQRDTPFTGADMSTKLKLLGVEVASIGDAHGRTAGSQSYQWTDGPNEVYKKIVVSADGKRLLGAVLIGDSSDYSTLLQMMLNDMPLPKQPEGLILPARSGDAPKGLGVAALPASAQICSCHNVSKGDISAAVAGGCGELGALKTCTKAGTGCGGCVPLLKQVMEYELTQLGVEVKKDICEHFAYSRQELYHLIRVHEIRSFDSLLERYGHGLGCEVCKPLVGSMLASCWNDYLLQPQHLPLQDTNDRFFANIQKDGTYSVVPRVPAGEITPEGLIAIGQVAQRYNLYTKITGGQRVDLFGARLEQLPAIWRELIDAGFETGHAYGKSLRTVKSCVGSTWCRYGVQDSTGLAIQLEHRYKGLRSPHKVKMAVSGCTRECAEAQSKDIGVIATDKGWNLYVCGNGGMKPRHADLFASDLDTETLLRTIDRVLMFYIRTGDRLQRTSTWMDNLEGGIDYLRQVILEDSLNIGEELDKEMQRVVDAYQCEWQTTLESPERLALFRGFLNSDSPDEAVVMVPERGQIRPAQDHEKAISPEPAVLKPAAHEAEWVLVATLGDIPRHAGMAARLGQQQIALFHLPGSEQQVYALENHEPGSGANVLSRGLLGDVAGEPVVISPLYKKRFKLRDGVSPDDSALYVRAWPVRVEDDEIWVCRQPLAVPESVALADTAMAKAS from the coding sequence ATGAAACCGCATCTGATTGTGATTGGTAACGGGATGGCGAGTGCGCGATTCGTCGATGTGCTGCGCCAACTGGCTGCAACGCGCTTCCGAATCACCGTGATTGGTGATGAACCGCGCGCCAGCTATAACCGTATCCTGCTGTCGCCGGTATTGGGCGGCGAAAAAGCGTTTACGGATACGCTGTTGACGCCAGCGACTCTCGACGACGATGCGGCGCTGCCGGTGAGTTATCTGCTGGGTGAGCGGGTAACCCATATCGATCGCCAGCAGCGTGAGGTGACAACGACGCAACGGCAACTGCATTACGATCATCTGGTATTGGCGACCGGCTCCACGCCGTTTATGCCGCCGATGCCCGGTATCGATCTGGCGGGCGTGTGCGGCTTCCGCACGCTGGATGATGTCGAACTGATGCTAACGACGATTCGCCAGTCCGTCCCAGCGGTAGTCATTGGCGGTGGCCTGCTCGGCATTGAAGCCGCAGCGGCGCTGCAACTGCGTGGTGCCGACGTCACGTTGCTGCATCGCGTCCCGGTTCTCATGGAGCGTCAACTCGACGCCACGGCGAGTAACTTGCTGTGCGACAGCCTGCGAGAACGCGGCATTGCTTGCGAAACGGATGTGCAGGTGGTGGCGCTGCATGGCGATGAACGCGGGGTGACGGCGGTCGCGCTGGCAGATGGCCGCACGATTCCGGCGGGGCTGGTGGTGGTGACCGCGGGCGTGATTCCTGCCAGCCAACTGGCGCGCGAATGCGGCTTGCCCTGCAACCGTGGCGTGCTGGTGGATGGACAACTGCAAACTGCCGACCCGTATATCAGCGCGATCGGCGAATGCTGCGAACTCAATGGCGAAACCTTTGGGCTGGTTGCCCCGTGTTTCGCGCAGGCCACGCTGGTAGCACAGCGCCTTGCCGGACATGCACCGAAAGACTACCAGCGTGAGCAGGCGGCGACGCGACTGAAGGTCACCGGTATTGGCGTGGTCAGCGGTGGCGATATTAACGTTACACCGGATGATGAGGTGTACACCCTTTCTGATCCGCAGACGCAGCACTATCGTCGTCTGCTCGTTCGCGACGGTCGGCTGAGCGGTGTCCTGCTGTATGGCGACACTGACGACAGCCAGCGCCTGCTGGCCGCGATGGATAGCGCGACAGAAGGCGAGATGATTCCGCCTGCCTCGCTGCTTTTCGGCCTTTCTTCCCCTGATTCTGACCCACAGCCTGAAGCTGTAAGGATTCCTGTCATGAGCAAACCTATTTTGGTGGTCGTCGGCCACGGTATGGTCGGCCACTATTTTCTTGAACAGCTGGTTGAACGCGACCTGCATCAGCATTACCACATCGTCGTATTTGGCGAAGAACGTCATGAAGCCTATGACCGCGTTCACCTCTCCGAGTATTTCTCCGGCCGCAGTGCCGCTTCGCTGTCGCTGGTGAAAGACGGCTTTTTTGCCGAGAGCGGCATTGAGCTGCGCAGCGCCAGCGAGATCGTGGCTATCGATCGTGAACGTCAGTGCGTGTGTGATGCGCAGGGCAGAGAAACCGCCTACGACAAACTGGTGCTGGCGACGGGATCTTATGCGTTTGTTCCGCCGATTCCCGGCAATACGCGCCCCGGCTGTCTGGTGTATCGCACGCTGGACGATCTGGATGCGATTGCAGCACAGGCTAAAAAGGGCAAGTCTGGCGTGGTGATTGGTGGCGGCCTGCTGGGGCTGGAAGCCGCAAACGCCCTGCGTCAACTGGGGCTGGACACGCATGTGGTGGAGTTTGCTCCGCGTCTGATGGCGGTACAGCTGGATGACGGCGGTGCCACCATGCTACGCCGCAAGATTGAAGCGCTGGGCGTACAGATTCATCTCAGCAAAGAAACGCGGGAAATCACCGACGGCGAGCAGGCGCTGCATCGCCTCTGCTTTGCTGACGGCAGCATATTGGAAACCGATTTGGTGCTGTTTTCCGCCGGGATTCGTCCACGCGACAAACTGGCGGATAGCTGCGATTTAGAGAAAGGGCCGCGTGGCGGTATCGTGATTGATGATCGCTGCCAGACTTCCGATGACGCGATTTTCGCCATCGGCGAGTGTGCGCTGTGGAAAGGGCAAATTTTCGGGCTGGTGGCACCAGGCTACCAGATGGCTCGCAGCGTGGCGGATACGCTGGCGCAGCGCGATACGCCATTTACCGGTGCGGACATGAGCACCAAGCTGAAATTGCTGGGCGTGGAAGTGGCTTCGATTGGCGATGCGCATGGGCGCACGGCGGGAAGCCAAAGCTACCAGTGGACGGACGGCCCGAACGAGGTCTACAAGAAAATCGTCGTGTCTGCCGACGGCAAGCGTTTACTGGGTGCCGTATTGATTGGTGACAGCAGCGATTACAGTACGCTGCTGCAAATGATGCTCAACGATATGCCGTTGCCTAAACAGCCGGAAGGATTGATCTTGCCCGCGCGTTCCGGTGATGCGCCGAAAGGGCTGGGCGTGGCAGCGTTACCCGCTAGCGCACAGATTTGTTCCTGCCATAACGTCAGCAAAGGCGATATCTCGGCGGCGGTGGCAGGTGGCTGCGGCGAACTGGGTGCGCTGAAAACCTGCACCAAAGCGGGAACAGGCTGCGGTGGCTGTGTGCCGTTGCTTAAGCAGGTGATGGAGTACGAACTGACGCAACTGGGCGTCGAAGTGAAGAAGGATATCTGTGAGCACTTCGCCTATTCACGTCAGGAGCTGTACCACCTGATTCGCGTGCATGAGATCCGTTCGTTCGACAGCCTCCTTGAGCGTTACGGCCATGGTTTGGGCTGCGAGGTGTGTAAGCCGCTGGTGGGGTCGATGCTGGCCTCCTGTTGGAATGACTACCTGCTGCAACCGCAGCACCTGCCGTTGCAGGATACCAACGATCGTTTCTTTGCCAACATCCAAAAAGACGGCACCTATTCCGTTGTGCCGCGCGTTCCGGCGGGGGAGATCACGCCAGAAGGCCTGATCGCTATCGGGCAGGTTGCGCAGCGCTATAACCTGTACACCAAGATCACCGGCGGCCAGCGGGTGGATTTATTCGGCGCTCGCTTAGAACAGCTTCCAGCGATCTGGCGTGAGCTGATCGATGCTGGATTTGAAACCGGCCATGCCTACGGTAAATCGCTGCGTACCGTGAAATCCTGCGTGGGTTCGACCTGGTGCCGCTACGGCGTGCAGGATTCCACCGGGTTAGCGATCCAACTGGAGCACCGTTACAAAGGGCTGCGTTCGCCGCATAAAGTTAAAATGGCGGTTTCTGGCTGTACTCGCGAATGTGCGGAGGCACAAAGCAAAGACATCGGTGTGATTGCCACGGACAAAGGTTGGAATCTGTATGTGTGCGGCAATGGCGGCATGAAACCGCGTCATGCGGATCTCTTCGCCAGCGATCTGGATACGGAAACCCTGCTGCGCACTATCGATCGGGTATTAATGTTCTATATCCGCACCGGCGATCGCCTCCAGCGCACCAGTACCTGGATGGATAATCTGGAAGGCGGTATCGACTATCTGCGTCAGGTGATTCTGGAAGACAGCCTGAATATCGGTGAAGAGTTAGATAAAGAGATGCAGCGCGTGGTGGATGCCTACCAGTGCGAATGGCAAACCACGCTGGAAAGCCCGGAACGTCTGGCGCTGTTCCGCGGCTTCCTGAACAGCGATAGCCCGGATGAAGCAGTGGTGATGGTGCCTGAGCGTGGGCAGATCCGTCCGGCACAGGATCATGAGAAAGCGATATCGCCAGAACCCGCGGTGCTGAAACCTGCCGCTCATGAAGCGGAGTGGGTGCTGGTCGCGACGCTGGGTGATATTCCGCGTCATGCTGGCATGGCGGCGCGCCTCGGACAGCAGCAAATCGCGCTGTTCCACCTGCCGGGTAGCGAGCAGCAGGTGTACGCGTTAGAAAACCACGAACCGGGCAGTGGGGCGAACGTGCTGTCGCGTGGGCTACTGGGTGACGTGGCGGGTGAGCCAGTCGTGATTTCTCCGCTGTACAAAAAACGATTCAAACTGCGAGACGGCGTCAGCCCGGATGACAGTGCGCTGTACGTGCGTGCCTGGCCGGTGCGTGTGGAAGACGACGAGATTTGGGTATGCCGTCAACCGCTGGCCGTGCCTGAAAGTGTCGCTCTGGCAGACACTGCGATGGCGAAAGCATCATGA
- the ntrB gene encoding nitrate ABC transporter permease produces MKNQAQVIPITSDNAPETVHSADITPLPTKPATPAKAPAAPAFAYRPLLRKLFQQLFPAVLGLGLLVAVWQIAALNSENFPTPWTTWLAALSLFADPFYIAGPNDQGIGWNVLASLQRVGIGFGLAALVGIPAGFLIGRFTFLANMLNPIISLLRPVSPLAWLPIGLLLFQRAEPASSWTIFICSIWPMILNTAEGVRRIPQDYLNVARVLKLSEFTIMRKILLPAVLPNVLTGVRLSIGVAWLVIVAAEMLTGGVGIGFWIWNEWNNLNVENIIIAIVVIGVIGLLLEQGLVWIANRFSYDNR; encoded by the coding sequence ATGAAAAACCAGGCCCAGGTCATTCCAATTACCTCGGATAACGCCCCGGAAACCGTACACAGCGCCGACATTACGCCGCTGCCAACTAAACCCGCAACGCCTGCAAAAGCACCGGCGGCACCGGCTTTCGCCTACCGCCCGCTGCTGCGCAAGCTGTTTCAACAACTTTTCCCTGCGGTACTGGGGCTGGGGCTGCTGGTTGCGGTCTGGCAAATTGCCGCGCTCAACAGCGAAAACTTCCCGACGCCGTGGACGACCTGGCTTGCGGCGCTCAGCCTCTTTGCCGATCCGTTTTACATCGCAGGGCCGAACGATCAGGGCATCGGTTGGAACGTATTGGCCTCGCTGCAACGTGTTGGTATTGGCTTCGGACTGGCGGCACTGGTTGGCATTCCTGCTGGTTTCCTGATTGGTCGTTTTACGTTTCTGGCCAACATGCTCAACCCGATCATTTCGCTGCTGCGTCCGGTCAGTCCACTGGCCTGGCTGCCTATCGGCCTGCTGCTGTTCCAACGTGCCGAACCGGCATCCAGTTGGACCATTTTTATCTGCTCCATCTGGCCGATGATCCTCAACACCGCTGAAGGCGTGCGCCGTATCCCGCAGGATTACCTGAATGTGGCGCGGGTGTTGAAGCTCTCTGAGTTCACCATCATGCGTAAGATTCTGCTGCCGGCGGTGCTGCCTAACGTATTGACTGGCGTGCGTCTGTCGATTGGCGTCGCCTGGCTGGTGATTGTGGCGGCGGAAATGCTGACTGGCGGCGTCGGTATCGGCTTCTGGATTTGGAACGAGTGGAACAACCTGAACGTGGAAAACATCATCATCGCCATCGTGGTGATTGGCGTTATCGGTCTGCTGCTTGAGCAGGGACTGGTGTGGATTGCTAACCGTTTCAGCTATGACAACCGCTAA
- a CDS encoding ABC transporter ATP-binding protein, producing the protein MRTTPIIQVQQVSQRFNTASGEFLALDQVSFDIHTGETISLIGHSGCGKSTLLNLIAGLTLPSSGGLLCDNREIDGPGPERGVVFQNHSLLPWLTTYENVALAVRQVFRGQMNKREMHEWITHNLELVHMEHALNKRPNEISGGMKQRVGIARALAMKPKVLLMDEPFGALDALTRAHLQDAVMEIQQRLQTTIVLITHDVDEAVLLSDRVLMMTNGPAATVGEIMKVELERPRSRVVLADDPRYHHYRQQVLHFLYEKQPKAA; encoded by the coding sequence ATGCGTACAACACCGATTATTCAAGTGCAGCAGGTGAGCCAGCGTTTCAATACCGCCAGCGGTGAATTTCTGGCGCTGGATCAGGTGAGTTTTGATATTCACACCGGTGAGACGATCAGCCTGATCGGCCATTCTGGCTGTGGCAAGTCCACGCTATTGAACCTGATTGCGGGTCTGACGCTGCCGAGCAGCGGCGGCCTGCTGTGTGACAACCGTGAAATTGACGGTCCTGGGCCGGAGCGCGGCGTGGTCTTTCAGAACCACTCGCTGCTGCCGTGGCTGACCACCTATGAAAACGTGGCGCTGGCGGTACGCCAGGTGTTTCGCGGTCAGATGAACAAACGCGAAATGCACGAATGGATTACCCACAATCTTGAACTGGTGCATATGGAGCACGCGCTGAACAAGCGGCCGAATGAGATCTCCGGCGGGATGAAGCAGCGTGTAGGTATCGCCCGCGCGCTGGCCATGAAGCCGAAAGTCCTGCTGATGGATGAACCGTTCGGCGCGCTGGATGCGCTGACCCGAGCACATCTTCAGGATGCGGTGATGGAGATTCAGCAGCGGTTGCAAACCACGATTGTGCTGATCACTCACGACGTCGACGAAGCGGTGCTGCTGTCGGATCGCGTGCTGATGATGACCAACGGCCCAGCGGCGACGGTTGGTGAAATTATGAAAGTTGAGCTGGAACGTCCGCGTTCACGCGTCGTGCTGGCCGACGATCCACGCTACCACCACTACCGTCAGCAGGTGCTGCATTTCTTATATGAAAAACAGCCTAAAGCAGCCTGA
- a CDS encoding ABC transporter substrate-binding protein — translation MSDSKTKSMTVSRRQFLLGSAALGGSLMLPGLMNSAWAAGSDAPEKKEIRVGFIPLTDCASVVMAAVKGFDKKYGITIVPSKEASWAAVRDKLVSGELDAAHILYGQLYGLQMGLSGSQSNMAALMTLNQNGQGITLANQLRAANVTDLAALQKYIAASPAGTYTFAQTFPTGTHAMWLYYWLASASIHPLNDVRTVVVPPPQMVMNMKIGNMVGYCVGEPWNQRAISENIGFTAATSQDIWPDHPEKVLGTRADWVNANPNSARALTAAILDASRWIDASDDNRRETAGVVAGRAYINAKEETIVGRMLGQYENGLGKSWKDEHAMRFYHDGSVNYPYLSDGMWFLTQHKRWGLLTEEPDYLAVAKQVNRIDIYKQAADAVGNVPLPGSDMRSSVLIDGRRWDGSDPAGYANSFSVKK, via the coding sequence ATGAGTGATTCCAAAACCAAAAGCATGACCGTCTCTCGCCGCCAGTTTCTGTTGGGGAGTGCTGCACTGGGAGGCAGCCTGATGCTGCCGGGGTTGATGAATAGCGCCTGGGCTGCCGGTTCCGACGCACCGGAGAAAAAGGAAATTCGGGTCGGGTTTATCCCGTTGACGGACTGCGCCTCGGTCGTGATGGCGGCAGTGAAAGGTTTCGATAAGAAATACGGCATCACCATTGTTCCCAGCAAAGAGGCCAGTTGGGCCGCGGTACGCGACAAGCTGGTATCGGGCGAGCTGGATGCCGCCCACATTCTGTACGGGCAACTGTACGGTCTGCAAATGGGGCTGTCTGGATCGCAGAGCAACATGGCTGCACTGATGACGCTCAACCAGAACGGACAAGGCATCACGCTGGCGAACCAGCTGCGTGCAGCCAACGTCACGGATCTCGCCGCACTGCAAAAGTATATCGCAGCTAGCCCTGCGGGCACTTATACCTTCGCGCAAACCTTCCCAACCGGCACGCACGCCATGTGGCTCTATTACTGGCTGGCCTCCGCCAGCATTCATCCGCTGAACGACGTGCGCACCGTGGTGGTGCCGCCGCCGCAGATGGTGATGAACATGAAGATTGGCAACATGGTTGGCTATTGCGTCGGCGAACCGTGGAACCAGCGTGCCATCAGCGAAAACATCGGCTTTACTGCCGCCACCTCGCAAGACATTTGGCCGGATCACCCGGAAAAAGTGTTGGGCACCCGCGCTGACTGGGTAAACGCCAACCCGAATAGCGCCCGCGCGCTGACCGCCGCGATCCTCGATGCCTCACGCTGGATTGATGCCTCTGATGACAACCGCCGCGAAACAGCAGGCGTGGTTGCCGGACGTGCGTACATCAATGCCAAAGAAGAAACCATCGTCGGACGTATGCTGGGCCAGTACGAGAACGGGCTGGGGAAAAGCTGGAAAGACGAACACGCGATGCGTTTCTACCACGACGGTTCCGTGAACTACCCGTACCTGTCCGACGGCATGTGGTTCCTCACCCAGCACAAACGCTGGGGCTTGCTCACCGAAGAGCCGGATTATCTGGCTGTCGCGAAGCAGGTTAACCGTATTGATATCTATAAGCAGGCAGCCGACGCCGTGGGGAATGTGCCATTGCCCGGTAGCGACATGCGCAGCAGCGTGCTCATCGATGGCCGTCGCTGGGATGGCAGCGATCCAGCGGGTTATGCCAACAGTTTTAGCGTGAAGAAATAA
- a CDS encoding tail fiber assembly protein: MSNYSTQIKNAELNERGLAINSGWITVYHVNSETREYLSASYEYVMQGVGLPADSYADEPQLPPVGQALRRSADGKTWEPVPDYRGQTVYSTETRQVQTVTQFGELPDNMTFLAPATEFDQWNGAAWVTNLEAQQLATTKSLQQELAARRATANTRIAELNYAVDLAIATDEEQERLTQWKIYLVTLNRIDLTAASVVWPVAPSV; this comes from the coding sequence ATGAGCAACTATTCAACACAAATCAAAAACGCAGAACTGAACGAACGTGGGCTGGCAATCAATTCCGGCTGGATTACGGTTTATCACGTTAATTCCGAGACACGGGAATACCTGTCAGCGAGCTATGAATATGTTATGCAAGGTGTTGGCCTGCCAGCCGACAGCTACGCAGACGAACCGCAATTGCCGCCTGTCGGCCAAGCCTTGCGCCGTAGTGCAGACGGTAAGACATGGGAACCAGTGCCAGACTATCGCGGCCAGACGGTTTACAGTACGGAAACACGACAGGTGCAGACGGTGACGCAGTTCGGTGAACTGCCTGACAACATGACATTTCTGGCTCCAGCAACCGAGTTTGATCAGTGGAATGGGGCTGCCTGGGTGACAAATCTGGAGGCGCAACAGCTTGCTACAACCAAAAGCCTACAGCAGGAACTGGCAGCACGGCGCGCGACAGCAAATACCCGAATTGCCGAGCTGAACTACGCAGTGGATTTGGCTATTGCCACGGATGAAGAGCAAGAGCGGCTAACCCAATGGAAAATTTATCTGGTGACGTTGAACCGCATTGATCTCACCGCAGCATCAGTCGTGTGGCCGGTAGCCCCTTCCGTGTAA
- the cydA gene encoding cytochrome ubiquinol oxidase subunit I yields the protein MFDVVELSRLQFALTAMYHFLFVPLTLGLSFLLAIMNTTYVLTGKQIYKDMTKFWGKLFAINFALGVATGLTLEFQFGTNWSYYSHYVGDIFGAPLAMEGLMAFFLESTLIGLFFFGWDRLTKVQHMLVTWFVALGSNFSALWILVANGWMQNPIAAEFNYETMRMEMLSFAELVLNPVAQVKFVHTVAAGYTAGAMFVLGISSYYLLRGRDIAFAKRSFAIAASFGLASVLSVIVLGDESGYVMGDVQKTKLAAIEAEWETQPAPASFTLFAIPNQETMQNDYAIHVPYLLGLIATRSLDKPVVGIKDLMAQHEIRIRNGMTAYGLLEELRSGNTDPAVRAQFEAAKRDLGYGLLLKRYTDDVANASENQIQQATKDSIPRVAPLYIAFRLMVGCGVLMLGIFALSFWSVIRGRMGQRKWLHRVALYGIPLPWIAIESGWFVAEYGRQPWAVGEVLPTAIANSSLEAHDILLSMGLICGLYTLFLIAEMYLMFKFARLGPSSLKTGRYHFEQPMTQSLATPAKP from the coding sequence ATGTTTGATGTCGTTGAGCTGTCGCGGCTGCAATTTGCCCTGACTGCCATGTATCACTTTCTTTTCGTCCCGCTGACGCTGGGGTTGTCTTTCCTGCTGGCCATTATGAACACCACTTATGTGTTGACCGGCAAGCAAATCTATAAGGATATGACCAAATTCTGGGGCAAGCTGTTCGCCATCAACTTTGCGCTGGGCGTGGCAACCGGTCTGACGCTGGAATTCCAGTTCGGCACCAACTGGTCTTACTATTCTCACTATGTGGGCGATATTTTTGGTGCGCCGCTGGCAATGGAAGGACTCATGGCGTTCTTCCTCGAATCTACACTCATCGGCCTGTTCTTTTTTGGTTGGGATCGCCTGACCAAAGTCCAGCACATGCTGGTGACCTGGTTCGTCGCGCTAGGCTCCAACTTTTCCGCACTGTGGATTCTGGTCGCCAACGGCTGGATGCAAAACCCGATTGCCGCCGAATTCAATTATGAAACCATGCGCATGGAAATGCTGAGCTTCGCCGAACTGGTGCTTAACCCGGTCGCACAGGTGAAGTTCGTCCACACCGTGGCAGCGGGCTACACCGCTGGCGCGATGTTTGTACTCGGGATCAGCTCTTACTATCTGCTGAGAGGCCGCGATATCGCCTTTGCCAAACGCTCGTTCGCGATTGCCGCCAGTTTTGGTCTGGCCTCGGTGCTATCCGTTATCGTTCTGGGCGATGAATCCGGCTATGTGATGGGCGATGTGCAGAAAACCAAGCTGGCCGCGATCGAAGCCGAATGGGAAACACAACCTGCACCCGCCTCTTTCACGCTGTTCGCCATCCCCAATCAGGAAACGATGCAGAATGATTATGCGATCCACGTTCCCTACCTGCTGGGGCTCATCGCTACCCGTTCGCTCGACAAACCCGTCGTCGGCATTAAAGACCTGATGGCACAGCATGAGATCCGCATTCGCAACGGCATGACGGCTTATGGCCTGCTGGAGGAACTGCGTTCAGGTAACACCGATCCCGCCGTTCGCGCACAATTTGAGGCCGCCAAGCGCGATCTTGGCTACGGTCTGCTGCTTAAGCGCTATACCGACGACGTCGCCAACGCCAGCGAAAATCAGATTCAGCAGGCAACCAAAGATTCGATTCCTCGCGTCGCGCCGCTGTATATCGCTTTTCGCCTGATGGTGGGCTGTGGCGTGCTGATGCTCGGCATTTTTGCGCTGTCATTCTGGAGCGTCATACGCGGCCGCATGGGGCAGCGCAAATGGCTGCACCGCGTGGCGCTGTACGGCATCCCCCTGCCCTGGATCGCGATTGAATCCGGCTGGTTCGTCGCCGAGTATGGCCGCCAGCCGTGGGCAGTCGGTGAAGTTCTGCCTACCGCCATCGCCAATTCGTCTCTGGAAGCACACGACATCCTGCTGTCGATGGGACTGATTTGCGGACTGTACACGCTGTTTCTGATCGCAGAAATGTATCTGATGTTCAAGTTTGCCCGACTGGGGCCAAGCAGCCTGAAAACCGGCCGCTACCACTTTGAACAACCGATGACACAATCCCTCGCGACACCTGCAAAACCTTAA
- a CDS encoding nitrate- and nitrite sensing domain-containing protein, with protein MVAEPSTTIRFLLASRQCELNSLRYLLQSGELVGKISQLVHLLQRERGTANLFLCSDGRLFADELALREKDAQVAQMHLMTHLAGLEKMTAELPQASRLFSRVASVVYALSLLPALRQQIRQRLLPQPQAMTFFNDIIRNLLALVFEVSDTAADPGISRALIAMFSFMQGKELAGQERAIGAAAYAAGSVDEETRQKLLDLIERQDRCFDTFLSFSDEENQQRWRAITVDSEFERLRRIVCTRSPIEKLPEADSLHWFSIATRRIDEMKQMEDELEQTLMQRCRTRIASAEKACSDQRADLDALMAQQEHDDPGYSIFIAGHGVEGQRAQPGWLHSDGVSPQLGRSLLSLVQQQSRRLQAQDHELAALRATLNERKQIDRAKGLLMQHRGLSEEDAYKTLRRMAMSQNKKLIDIATAMLAVADVFGDTP; from the coding sequence ATGGTGGCGGAGCCTTCAACGACAATTCGATTTTTACTTGCCTCGCGCCAGTGTGAGCTGAACAGCCTGCGTTACCTGCTGCAAAGTGGTGAGCTGGTGGGCAAAATCAGCCAACTCGTCCATCTATTGCAGCGTGAACGGGGAACGGCCAACCTGTTTCTTTGCTCCGATGGTCGACTGTTCGCCGACGAACTGGCGCTACGTGAGAAAGACGCGCAGGTGGCACAGATGCACTTGATGACACATCTGGCTGGATTGGAAAAAATGACGGCGGAATTACCGCAGGCGAGCCGTTTATTCAGCCGTGTTGCCAGCGTGGTTTATGCGCTGAGCCTGCTGCCCGCGCTGCGCCAGCAGATTCGCCAGCGTTTGCTGCCTCAGCCGCAGGCGATGACGTTTTTCAACGACATTATCCGCAACCTGCTGGCGCTGGTTTTTGAGGTCTCGGATACGGCAGCCGATCCGGGAATTTCCCGCGCGTTGATTGCCATGTTCAGCTTTATGCAGGGGAAAGAACTGGCGGGGCAGGAGCGAGCTATCGGCGCGGCGGCCTATGCGGCAGGCAGCGTCGATGAGGAAACTCGGCAAAAGCTGCTGGATTTGATTGAACGGCAGGATCGCTGTTTCGATACCTTTCTGAGTTTTAGCGATGAAGAAAACCAGCAGCGCTGGCGTGCTATCACGGTAGACAGCGAGTTTGAGCGCCTGCGCCGCATTGTCTGCACCCGCAGCCCGATAGAAAAGCTGCCGGAAGCCGATAGCCTGCACTGGTTTTCGATTGCCACGCGGCGCATTGATGAAATGAAGCAGATGGAGGATGAACTGGAGCAGACACTGATGCAGCGCTGCCGTACCCGTATTGCGTCAGCGGAGAAGGCATGTAGCGATCAGCGCGCAGATCTCGACGCACTGATGGCACAGCAGGAGCATGACGATCCCGGTTATTCGATATTTATCGCCGGTCATGGCGTGGAAGGACAACGTGCGCAGCCCGGCTGGCTACATAGCGATGGCGTCAGCCCACAGCTGGGGCGCTCGCTGCTGTCGTTGGTGCAGCAACAGTCGCGTCGCTTACAGGCGCAGGATCATGAATTAGCTGCGCTGCGAGCCACGTTGAATGAAAGAAAACAGATCGATCGTGCGAAGGGCTTGCTGATGCAACACCGTGGGTTAAGCGAAGAAGACGCCTACAAAACCCTGCGGCGCATGGCGATGAGCCAGAACAAAAAGCTGATTGACATCGCGACGGCGATGCTCGCGGTGGCCGATGTATTTGGTGATACCCCTTAA